Proteins encoded within one genomic window of Formosa agariphila KMM 3901:
- the gmk gene encoding guanylate kinase — protein sequence MSKGKLIVFSAPSGSGKTTIVRHLLGIEALNLEFSISATSREKRGTEEHAKDYYFLSLEDFKSNIKNDNFLEWEEVYRDNFYGTLKSEVERIWAQGKHVIFDIDVSGGLRIKRKFPEETLSIFVKPPSIDELKIRLKKRKTETEDKINMRVAKASAELATAPLFDCIIENDTLEHALTEAERIVSNFISKD from the coding sequence ATGTCGAAAGGGAAACTTATCGTTTTTTCTGCACCCTCAGGCTCTGGAAAAACAACAATTGTAAGGCACTTATTAGGTATTGAAGCTTTGAATTTAGAATTTTCAATTTCGGCTACATCACGAGAAAAACGAGGCACAGAAGAACACGCTAAAGATTATTATTTCTTATCGCTAGAAGATTTTAAATCCAATATTAAAAACGATAATTTCCTAGAATGGGAAGAAGTATATCGCGATAATTTTTATGGGACTTTAAAAAGTGAAGTTGAACGTATTTGGGCGCAAGGTAAACATGTTATTTTCGATATTGATGTGTCAGGAGGTTTACGTATAAAACGTAAATTCCCAGAAGAAACACTTTCCATTTTTGTTAAACCACCAAGTATAGATGAGTTAAAAATTCGTTTAAAAAAGCGTAAAACAGAAACCGAAGATAAAATAAACATGCGTGTAGCTAAGGCTTCGGCAGAATTAGCTACAGCGCCGCTTTTCGATTGTATTATCGAAAACGATACTTTAGAACACGCCCTTACAGAAGCTGAAAGAATTGTTTCAAACTTTATAAGTAAAGATTAA
- the nadD gene encoding nicotinate (nicotinamide) nucleotide adenylyltransferase yields MKIGLYFGTFNPIHIGHLVIANHMAEYSDLDQIWLVVTPHNPFKKKSTLLNNHDRLEMVYQATKDYEKLEASDIEFNLPQPSYTINTLTYLLEKHPKHEFSLIMGEDNLKGFHKWKNNDIILENHDIYVYPRISEGKTENQLLNHPKIHRIDAPIMEISSTFIRQAVRDGKSCKPLLPEYVWTYIDEMNFYK; encoded by the coding sequence ATGAAAATAGGTCTCTACTTTGGCACCTTTAACCCGATACATATTGGGCATTTAGTGATTGCTAATCACATGGCAGAATACAGCGATTTAGACCAAATTTGGCTGGTGGTTACACCTCATAATCCGTTTAAAAAGAAAAGCACCCTACTAAACAATCACGATCGGTTAGAAATGGTGTATCAGGCCACTAAAGATTACGAAAAATTAGAAGCCAGCGATATCGAGTTTAATTTGCCACAACCTAGCTATACCATTAATACATTAACCTATCTTTTAGAAAAACATCCTAAACATGAGTTTTCGCTAATTATGGGTGAAGACAACTTAAAAGGGTTTCATAAGTGGAAAAACAATGATATTATTTTAGAAAATCACGATATATACGTTTACCCTAGAATTTCTGAAGGTAAAACTGAAAATCAGCTTCTAAATCATCCTAAAATCCACCGTATTGATGCCCCTATAATGGAGATTTCATCAACCTTTATTAGGCAAGCTGTTCGCGATGGCAAAAGTTGCAAACCTTTACTACCCGAATATGTATGGACATACATAGACGAGATGAATTTTTACAAATAA